One Symphalangus syndactylus isolate Jambi chromosome 20, NHGRI_mSymSyn1-v2.1_pri, whole genome shotgun sequence DNA segment encodes these proteins:
- the LOC129470476 gene encoding scavenger receptor class F member 1-like yields the protein MAPGARERAGVSPGSAPVFPTWVGCLSAICEGPDACQKDEVCVKPGLCRCKPGFFGARCSSRCPGQYWGPDCRESCPCHPHGQCEPATGACQCQADRWGARCEFPCACGPHGRCDPATGVCHCEPGWWSSTCRRPCQCNPAAARCEQATGACVCKPGWWGRRCSFRCACHGSPCEQDSGRCACRPGWWGPECRQQCECVRGRCSAASGECTCPPGFRGARCELPCPAGSHGVQCAHSCGHCKHNEPCSPDTGSCESCEPGWNGTQCQQPCLPGTFGESCEQQCLHCQHGEACEPDTGHCQRCDPGWLGPRCEDPCPTGTFGEDCGSTCPTCVQGACDAVTGECVCSAGYWGPSCNASCPAGFHGNNCSVPCECPEGLCHPVSGSCQPGSHRRDAALIAGSLVPLLLLFLGLICCACCCWATRSDLKDRPARDGATVSRMKLQVWGTLTSLGSTLPCGSLSSHKLPWVTVSHHDPEVPFNHSFIEPPSAGWASDDSFSSDPESGEADEGPAYCVAPQEGMVPVAQAESSEASLAGGAFPPPEDASTPFAIPRTSSLARAKRPSVSFAEGTKFAPQSRRSSGELSSPLRKPKRLSRGAQSGPEGREAEESTGPEEAEAHESFPAAASPGDSATGHRRPPLGGRTVAEHVEAIEGSVQESSGPVTTIYMLAGTPQGPEGPVRSVFRHFGSFQKGQAEPKVKRAIPKPPRQALNRKKGSPGLASGSVSQSPNSAPKAGLPGATGPVAVRPEEAAQGLGAGMESSGRVQKPVSGGGSPKRDPQKQAKEERQEEPEYENVVRISRPPEP from the exons ATGGCCCCTGGAGCCCGTGAGAGGGCAGGGGTGTCCCCTGGTTCTGCTCCCGTCTTTCCAACCTGGGTGGGGTGTCTTTCAGCCATCTGTGAGGGGCCGGACGCCTGCCAGAAAGACGAGGTGTGTGTGAAGCCGGGCCTCTGTCGATGCAAGCCTGGATTCTTTGGGGCCCGCTGCAGCTCCC GCTGCCCGGGCCAGTACTGGGGCCCCGACTGCCGTGAGAGCTGCCCCTGCCACCCGCACGGCCAGTGCGAGCCAGCCACGGGCGCTTGCCAGTGCCAGGCCGACCGCTGGGGCGCCCGCTGCGAGTTCCCGTGCGCCTGCGGCCCCCACGGGCGCTGCGACCCCGCGACCGGCGTGTGCCACTGCGAACCGGGCTGGTGGTCGTCCACGTGCCGCCGCCCGTGCCAGTGCAACCCCGCGGCGGCGCGCTGCGAGCAGGCCACGGGCGCCTGCGTGTGCAAGCCGGGCTGGTGGGGGCGCCGCTGCAGCTTCCGCTGCGCCTGCCACGGCTCCCCGTGCGAGCAGGACTCGGGCCGCTGCGCCTGCCGGCCGGGCTGGTGGGGTCCCGAATGCCGGCAGCAGTGCGAGTGTGTGCGGGGCCGCTGCAGCGCCGCCTCCGGCGAGTGCACCTGCCCGCCCGGCTTCCGCGGAGCGCGCTGCGAGCTGCCCTGCCCGGCAGGCAGCCACGGGGTGCAGTGCGCACACAG CTGTGGCCACTGCAAACACAATGAGCCATGCTCCCCAGACACGGGCAGCTGTGAGTCCTGCGAGCCGGGCTGGAATGGGACCCAGTGCCAGCAGCCCTGCCTGCCTGGCACCTTTGGCGAGAGCTGCGAACAGCAGTGCCTTCACTGCCAACATGGGGAGGCCTGTGAGCCAGATACTGGCCACTGTCAGCGCTGTGACCCTGGCTGGCTGGGGCCCAG GTGTGAAGACCCCTGCCCCACTGGCACCTTTGGGGAAGACTGTGGCTCTACCTGCCCCACCTGTGTTCAGGGGGCCTGTGATGCTGTGACAGGGGAATGTGTCTGCAGTGCCGGCTACTGGGGGCCCAG CTGCAACGCCTCCTGCCCAGCCGGCTTCCATGGAAACAACTGCTCAGTTCCTTGTGAATGCCCAGAGGGACTCTGCCACCCTGTCTCTGGGTCCTGCCAGCCAG GCTCTCACCGTCGGGACGCCGCCCTCATCGCGGGCAGCCTTGTGCCTCTGCTGCTGCTCTTCCTGGGCCTCATCTGCTGTGCCTGCTGCTGCTGGGCCACCCGGTCAGACCTCAAGGACAG GCCAGCGAGAGATGGAGCTACCGTGTCCAGGATGAAGCTGCAGGTCTGGGGGACATTGACCAGCTTGGGCTCCACGCTGCCCTGTGGTTCCCTCAGCTCCCACAAGTTACCCTGGGTGACAG TCTCACATCACGACCCGGAGGTCCCCTTCAACCACAGCTTCATCGAGCCGCCCTCTGCCGGATGGGCCTCCGATGACTCCTTCTCATCCGATCCTGAGTCTGGAGAGGCAGACGAGGGTCCTGCCTACTGTGTGGCACCCCAAGAAG GGATGGTCCCTGTGGCCCAGGCAGAGTCGTCAGAGGCCAGCCTGGCTGGAGGTGCTTTCCCGCCCCCTGAGGACGCCTCCACGCCATTCGCCATCCCACGCACCTCCAGCCTAGCTCGGGCCAAGCGGCCATCGGTCTCCTTTGCTGAAGGTACAAAGTTTGCGCCACAGAGTCGCCGAAGCTCAGGGGAGCTCTCCAGCCCGCTCCGAAAGCCCAAGAGGCTCTCCCGGGGGGCACAATCGGGTCCTGAGGGCCGGGAAGCCGAAGAGTCCACAGGCCCAGAGGAAGCAGAAGCACACGAGTCCTTTCCTGCAGCTGCCAGTCCCGGGGATTCAGCCACTGGCCACCGGCGGCCCCCACTTGGTGGCCGGACAGTGGCTGAGCACGTGGAAGCCATTGAGGGCAGTGTCCAGGAGAGCTCAGGCCCCGTGACCACCATCTACATGCTGGCGGGGACGCCCCAGGGACCCGAAGGCCCTGTCCGCTCTGTCTTCCGCCATTTTGGTAGCTTTCAGAAAGGCCAGGCAGAACCCAAGGTCAAGAGAGCCATCCCTAAGCCTCCACGCCAGGCCCTGAATCGGAAAAAGGgcagccctggcctggcctctgGCTCTGTCAGCCAGAGCCCCAACTCAGCCCCAAAAGCTGGGCTTCCTGGGGCCACAGGGCCTGTGGCAGTCAGACCAGAGGAAGCggcccaggggctgggggctggcatGGAGAGTTCAGGGAGAGTCCAGAAGCCAGTCTCTGGGGGTGGCTCCCCAAAACGGGATCCCCAGAAGCAAGCTAAAGAGGAAAGGCAGGAGGAACCTGAGTATGAGAACGTTGTACGCATCTCCAGGCCACCAGAACCCTGA